One part of the Candida albicans SC5314 chromosome R, complete sequence genome encodes these proteins:
- the CFL11 gene encoding Cfl11p (Protein similar to ferric reductase Fre10p; flucytosine repressed; possibly adherence-induced; possibly an essential gene, disruptants not obtained by UAU1 method; rat catheter biofilm repressed), whose protein sequence is MNSIAFILTSLLCIPIVVIAESLSLPKNSIQSAKSIFACKLNVHEEVKYCNTNSPEDYGCICSNKDAIMEFVGCYAYSQKDPHEAIDFFVEFCQEYGNTTVDMDSIYTAYENYTAKGYYNVSMPSSNHHNHSNNSNVFEPNLPKEKMANYTNSLKLAIDQYLVNWDNTFYYGAGILGYWALVILIAAISNWTRALFPGLMTDLTGPLSNWWRQNISLPATFGSKKSQSSTLYRFLDFYIPSRFESIVITGFVIVCIITLSINTYFAQGDELIHSSYDARLRYVANRTGTNSTMMLPLVILFAGRNNILQFITGWNYTTFLTFHRHIARMMFAFVVIHAGCFTIALGSSYGPVMKLPFMIWGTAATVIAGLMLFQGMLYLRRKWYEVFLIGHIILAIFFIIGTWIHVVDFGYMWYIYAAIAFWGFDRFIRVARLLCFGFQLATITLLPGETMRVVISKPKDWVASPGSYVFVSFFTPKYFWQSHPFTISTSTESTITLYCKVKEGVTQALYKDLLNSPNKTIKIRAGVEGPYGELSGAKTAESAVFVAGGNGIPGMYSEATHLASRRSIRSSKKIKLYWIVRDYRLVQWYYEELQSLQRTNIETVVYVTRPNDSLEEVASNFTSSNFDEKSCYSLGDSKTMISCNSKYTLNLKKDNNNNNNYHRVKELIKDELSHILFVEGRPNLQKMVEQELEEAGRSIAFVTCAHPAMVDELRCQVIKVINNPEKKRVDFYDQLQGWS, encoded by the coding sequence ATGAACTCAATTGCATTTATATTAACATCATTACTATGTATACCCATTGTTGTCATTGCTGAATCCCTTCTGTTACCGAAAAATAGTATTCAACTGGCTAAATCCATATTTGCATGTAAATTAAACGTTCACGAAGAAGTTAAATATTGTAATACCAATTCACCAGAAGATTATGGTTGTATATGTTCCAATAAAGATGCCATTATGGAATTCGTTGGTTGTTATGCTTATTCCCAAAAAGATCCACATGAAGCAATAGATTtctttgttgaattttgtCAAGAATATGGAAATACTACCGTTGATATGGATAGTATCTATACTGCTTATGAAAATTATACTGCAAAAGGTTACTATAATGTTTCTATGCCATCATCGAATCATCATAACCattcaaacaattcaaatgtGTTTGAACCTAATCTTcctaaagaaaaaatggCAAATTATACTAATTCTTTGAAACTAGCTATAGATCAATATTTGGTGAATTGGGATAATACATTTTATTATGGAGCAGGGATTTTAGGTTATTGGGCTCTAGTTATATTAATTGCTGCTATATCTAATTGGACTAGAGCTTTGTTCCCTGGTCTTATGACAGACTTAACTGGTCCATTATCCAATTGGTGGAGACAAAATATCTCTTTACCAGCAACTTTTGGTAGTAAAAAATCTCAAAGTTCCACCTTATATCGATTCCTTGATTTCTATATACCTTCAAGATTTGAATCTATTGTTATTACTGgatttgttattgtttgtatCATAACgttatcaattaatacCTATTTTGCTCAAGGTGATGAACTTATACATTCAAGTTATGATGCTAGATTAAGATATGTTGCTAATAGAACCGGTACAAATTCCACCATGATGTTACCTCTTGTGATATTATTTGCTGGGAGAAACAATATCCTTCAATTTATTACTGGATGGAATTATACAACTTTTTTAACTTTCCATCGTCATATTGCCAGAATGATGTTTGCCTTTGTTGTTATTCATGCTGGTTGTTTCACTATTGCTCTTGGATCATCATATGGACCAGTGATGAAATTGCCATTTATGATTTGGGGCACAGCAGCAACCGTGATTGCTGGATTAATGTTATTTCAAGGAATGTTATATCTTAGAAGAAAATGGTATGAAGTATTTTTGATTGGTCATATAATATtagcaatttttttcattattggcACATGGATtcatgttgttgattttggttaTATGTGGTATATTTATGCTGCTATTGCATTTTGGGGATTCGATAGATTTATTAGAGTTGCTCGTCTACTTTGCTTTGGATTCCAATTGGCAACCATAACGTTATTACCTGGTGAAACCATGCGAGTAGTGATTTCTAAACCAAAAGATTGGGTTGCTAGTCCTGGCTCTTATGtgtttgtttcatttttcactCCTAAATATTTTTGGCAATCACATCCATTCACAATATCTACTTCCACTGAATCAACTATAACTTTATATTGCAAAGTGAAAGAAGGGGTCACTCAAGCATTATACAAAGACTTACTTAATTCtccaaacaaaacaatcaaaataagAGCTGGAGTTGAAGGTCCATATGGTGAACTTAGTGGTGCTAAAACAGCTGAGAGTGCAGTTTTTGTTGctggtggtaatggtatACCTGGAATGTATTCAGAAGCTACTCATTTAGCATCAAGACGTTCAATTAGATCATcgaaaaagataaaattaTACTGGATAGTAAGAGATTATCGTTTGGTACAATGGTATTATGAAGAATTACAACTGCTTCAACGTACCAATATTGAAACTGTGGTTTATGTTACTCGTCCTAATGATAGCCTTGAAGAAGTGGCATCTAATTTCACAAGTTccaattttgatgaaaaaagTTGTTATTCACTTGGTGATTCTAAAACTATGATTTCATGTAATTCCAAATATactttaaatttgaaaaaagataataacaataataataactatCATCGTGTTAAAGAATTAATAAAAGATGAATTATCacatattttatttgttgaagGTCGACctaatttacaaaaaatggttgaacaagaattggaagaagCTGGTAGAAGTATTGCCTTTGTCACTTGTGCTCATCCAGCAATGGTTGATGAATTACGTTGTCAAGTCATTAAAGTTATAAATAATcctgaaaagaaaagagttGATTTCTATGATCAATTACAAGGCTGGAGTTGA
- a CDS encoding RNA helicase (Ortholog(s) have DNA helicase activity, mRNA binding activity, role in regulation of translational termination and cytoplasmic stress granule, polysome localization), with protein MTSEKYTCLTCSEQFSEAGQIQKHLSTTRHKSVRLESLDETLECEECSDSNIHQLSIVRYGFNDMSLLCQICLEKDNKKTGETPSASYTLSNGAFFNKLPQYLKFRDIECMECGDDTHLSVANTSSGQLVICRKCLPKYESDNVKFISEDSDDFLSELLGIKEVIIKKSSRKRKSGKNGGGKRGGKAGRRTRKPDPDAEARKAHYLQSKQTAKDIKSGTTVKAIGSNGAANNKTSTTGTKNNTKPTSRYGKSPSVSGKSTPKPGKSPATSGKSTPHFGKSPSVSGTTTPKARSSTPVNDPKNKPKPDSKPKNKAVNEKLENASNTKPKPKIDKKTPTEKAENKSKSKENNTSSPKEPKGQAPTKLGSKKSPEKDKTKESSSKTGKKPESAVKSDKKQKSNVPQSYSKTKSGSKAQQTANDNKKSGANLPSSKESSLVLPPYITKFHPSEKPKLTYDSMNEYFKEISFNVFLEDQLNNESNIIDSSNFTISWYEDLDKKNNQFQLHIPMRPEIIDKFLSQKLKKFKKNPFSVDQAIFLILDDEIMWSGYIATVDEIASKKGRRVKKDVIELIIMLHPWSQALPRTVHVSNLKILPASQPVSRVLNAMKTINNAGFTRMLLGKEPIKQIDFKNFLKFQGQNLNESQKKGVQSVLNNSITVLQGPPGTGKTSTIYEIILQLLDSLNTYPILVVAASNIAIDNIAEKLMTKHGKDILRITAAEKERDYNRSHPLASICLHHKMYDAMPMKYQQVMDEMKRGMAPSIGTTAYKKYAQERFFLSNQIVTQAKVVLATPVVAGGIKSLNNVRVVIIDEATQSSEPTTLIPLALPSVEKLVLVGDQKQLSCFSLIPNLSLSLFERVLLNGTYKTPHMLDTQYRMHPEISEFPRTKFYGGLLKDGIDANARQSEGVISSPLYFWDTKGNAREQSVRNFLREDGGYTYTNRDEIGYIQQVLRTLIITKGVKPEQIGIITPYSGQRDLISATLVKDDVINPSNEQMKTEVDIDDLKNDSKPVTIHIVSGIMIASIDAFQGREKDYMIMSCVRSNTKGVIGFLRDERRLNVALTRAKYGLIMVGDKKCLQNGDKLWKEYLQYLDSKKAIHDNDTFGE; from the coding sequence ATGACTAGTGAAAAGTATACCTGTTTGACATGTTCTGAACAATTTTCAGAAGCTGGCCAAATTCAGAAACATCTCTCGACAACTCGACACAAGTCAGTGCGATTAGAAAGTTTGGATGAGACTTTAGAATGTGAAGAATGTTCCGACAGTAATATTCATCAGTTGTCCATTGTTAGATATGGGTTTAACGATATGTCTTTATTGTGTCAAATTTGTCTTGAGAAAGATAATAAGAAAACAGGTGAAACACCCAGTGCTAGTTACACGCTATCAAATGGggcatttttcaataaacttCCGCAGTACTTGAAATTTAGGGACATTGAATGTATGGAATGTGGAGATGATACCCATTTGTCTGTTGCCAACACGTCTTCTGGGCAATTAGTGATTTGTCGTAAATGTTTACCGAAATATGAAAGTGATAATGTGAAATTTATAAGTGAAGATAGCGatgattttctttctgAGTTGTTGGGGATTAAGGAAGTGATAATCAAGAAATCTtcaagaaagagaaaatcCGGGAAGAATGGTGGTGGCAAGAGAGGGGGGAAAGCAGGAAGACGAACAAGAAAGCCAGACCCTGATGCAGAAGCTAGAAAAGCACATTATTTACAATCTAAGCAAACGGCAAAAGATATTAAATCTGGTACTACTGTCAAAGCTATAGGGTCAAACGGTGCTGCTAACAAtaaaacatcaacaacaggaacaaaaaacaacacAAAGCCAACATCAAGGTATGGTAAAAGCCCGAGTGTTAGTGGCAAATCAACTCCTAAACCTGGTAAGAGTCCAGCAACCAGTGGCAAGTCAACTCCACATTTTGGTAAGAGTCCATCTGTGAGTGGTACTACTACGCCAAAGGCTAGATCGTCAACTCCTGTAAACGACCccaaaaataaaccaaaaccagATAGTAAACCCAAGAACAAAGCTGTTAATgagaaattggaaaatgCGTCAAATACTAAgccaaaaccaaaaattgataaaaaaactCCTACAGAAAAAGCAGAGAATAAGTCTAAACtgaaagaaaacaataCACTGTCTCCAAAAGAACCAAAAGGACAGGCTCCTACTAAGCTAGGATCTAAGAAATCTCctgaaaaagataaaacaAAGGAAAGTTCATCAAAGACAGGCAAAAAACCAGAGTCAGCAGTAAAATCCGATAAAAAACAGAAATCTAATGTCCCACAACTGTATAGCAAGACAAAATCTGGATCTAAAGCACAACAAACTGCTAAtgacaacaaaaaatcagGAGCAAATTTACCGTCTTCCAAAGAAAGTTCACTTGTACTTCCTCCGTATATCACAAAATTCCATCCATCagaaaaaccaaaacttACCTACGATTCAATGAATGAATATTTCAAAGAGATAAGTTTTAATGTATTTTTAGAGGATCAATTAAACAATGAACtgaatattattgattccAGTAATTTCACTATTTCTTGGTATGAAGATCTagataaaaagaataatcaatttcaattacaTATTCCTATGCGTCCAgaaatcattgataaatttttatcgcaaaaattgaaaaaatttaaaaagaatCCATTTCTGGTAGATCaagcaatttttttaattttagaTGATGAAATCATGTGGTCAGGTTATATAGCAActgttgatgaaattgcTAGTAAAAAGGGTAGAAGAGTTAAAAAAGATGTTATTGAACTAATTATTATGTTACATCCTTGGTCACAAGCATTACCAAGAACTGTCCATGTttctaatttgaaaatattacCAGCTTCACAACCAGTTAGTCGAGTATTGAATGCTATGAAAACTATTAATAATGCAGGTTTTACAAGAATGTTATTGGGTAAAGAAccaatcaaacaaattgatttcaagaattttttgaaattccaaggacaaaatttgaatgaatCTCAGAAAAAGGGGGTACAATCAGTTCTTAATAATTCTATTACTGTGTTACAAGGGCCACCAGGTACTGGTAAAACATCTACAATTTATGAAATTATATTACAATTACTTGATTCATTAAACACTTATCCTATTCTTGTGGTTGCAGCATCTAACATTGCTATTGACAATATAGCTGAAAAGTTAATGACAAAACATGGCAAAGATATTTTGAGAATTACTGCAGCAGAAAAGGAACGTGACTATAATAGATCACATCCATTAGCGTCAATTTGTTTACATCATAAAATGTATGATGCTATGCCCATGAAATATCAACAAGTTATGGATGAAATGAAACGAGGCATGGCACCATCAATTGGAACTACTGCTTATAAGAAATATGCTCAagaaagattttttttgtcgAATCAGATTGTTACTCAAGCAAAAGTTGTATTGGCAACACCTGTAGTAGCAGGTGGAATCAAATCGTTAAATAATGTCAGGGTAGTGATTATCGATGAAGCAACTCAATCATCTGAACCAACAACTTTAATTCCATTAGCGTTACCATCAGTAGAAAAATTGGTATTAGTGGGAgatcaaaaacaattaagttgtttttcattgattcctaatttatcattgtCCTTGTTTGAAAGAGTTTTATTAAATGGTACTTATAAGACACCACATATGTTGGATACACAATATCGTATGCATCCAGAGATCAGTGAGTTCCCACGGACAAAATTCTATGGTGGGTTATTGAAAGATGGCATTGATGCCAATGCAAGACAACTGGAAGGGGTTATTTCCAGTCCACTTTATTTTTGGGATACCAAGGGGAATGCAAGAGAACAATCTGTTAGAAACTTCCTTCGTGAAGATGGAGGTTACACTTATACGAATCGTGATGAGATTGGTTATATTCAACAGGTGTTACGAACATTAATTATAACAAAGGGGGTTAAACCAGAACAAATAGGTATAATAACACCATATTCTGGACAACgtgatttgatttcagCAACGTTGGTGAAAGATGATGTCATCAATCCTAGTAATGAACAAATGAAAACCGaagttgatattgatgatttgaaaaatgattcCAAACCAGTTACAATTCATATAGTTTCTGGTATTATGATTGCATCTATTGATGCCTTCCAAGGTAGAGAAAAGGATTATATGATTATGTCATGTGTTAGATCGAATACTAAAGGGGTGATTGGATTTTTAAGAGATGAAAGAAGATTGAATGTGGCACTTACTAGAGCCAAATATGGTTTAATAATGGTAGGAGATAAGAAATGTTTGCAAAATGGAGATAAATTATGGAAGGAATACTTGCAGTATTTGGATTCCAAAAAAGCTATACATGATAATGATACTTTTGGCGAATAG